One Pararhizobium capsulatum DSM 1112 DNA segment encodes these proteins:
- a CDS encoding LysR family transcriptional regulator, protein MHRRRFLPSLSLLSAFEAVLRTGSTAAAARELHLTQSTVSRLVQTLETQLGRALFERHRQRLVPTDAATAYGKDISRALNLIQRSSMEFSANPGGGTLSLAILPAFGTRWLAPRLGDFLNEYPGITVNLATRLRRFNFAAESFDAAIHYGIDDWRDAGHMKLFDEHLTACIAPSLLDRYPVTSATDVLRWPLLQLETRPSAWRMWFEAQGADVPVTTGMLFDQFATMTQAAISGLGVALLPHYLAEMEFREKRLAPLLQMSVRGGSYWLVWPQDRAHYPPLQAFRKWLEQVVSRDSINHSSTRTIGC, encoded by the coding sequence ATGCACCGGCGTCGTTTCTTACCCTCACTCAGCCTCCTCTCCGCCTTCGAGGCGGTGTTGCGCACGGGGTCGACGGCCGCCGCTGCGAGGGAGTTGCACCTCACGCAAAGCACAGTCAGCCGACTGGTGCAGACTTTGGAGACACAGCTCGGCCGCGCCCTTTTCGAGCGGCACCGCCAACGGCTCGTGCCGACCGATGCCGCGACGGCTTACGGCAAGGATATTTCCCGCGCTTTAAATTTAATTCAGCGTTCGAGCATGGAATTCAGCGCCAATCCTGGCGGCGGCACACTGTCCCTCGCTATTTTGCCGGCATTCGGGACGCGCTGGCTTGCCCCACGGCTGGGTGATTTTCTAAACGAATATCCGGGCATCACAGTCAACCTCGCCACTCGGCTGAGGCGGTTCAATTTCGCAGCTGAAAGCTTCGATGCCGCGATCCACTACGGCATAGACGACTGGCGCGACGCCGGCCATATGAAACTGTTCGACGAGCACTTGACGGCCTGCATTGCGCCGTCCCTGCTGGATCGCTATCCCGTCACTTCCGCCACCGACGTCCTCCGCTGGCCCCTCCTGCAACTCGAAACAAGGCCGAGCGCGTGGCGGATGTGGTTTGAGGCGCAGGGCGCCGACGTTCCAGTTACCACCGGTATGTTGTTCGATCAGTTCGCCACCATGACACAGGCAGCGATTTCCGGGCTGGGCGTGGCACTGCTACCGCACTATTTAGCGGAGATGGAATTCCGCGAAAAGCGCCTTGCTCCGCTTTTGCAGATGTCCGTTAGAGGGGGTAGCTACTGGCTGGTCTGGCCACAGGACCGGGCTCACTACCCCCCGCTGCAAGCATTCCGCAAATGGCTAGAACAAGTGGTGTCACGTGACAGCATCAACCATTCGAGCACAAGAACGATTGGATGCTAG
- a CDS encoding NAD-dependent succinate-semialdehyde dehydrogenase: MTIYPDTLLFIDGAWRPGAGGRTIPVVNPATAQPIGSVAWADRSDLDQALAAADRAFASWSAASSYDRAKLMRRAADLLRERADEISVMMTMEQGKPVSQSRLETLAGADIIDWFAGEAQRAYGQVIPSRAPDVLQITLKKPVGPVAAFTPWNFPINQVVRKLSAAIAAGCTIIVKAPEETPASPAALIRAFADAGVPAGVINLVYGVPAEISEYLIPHPVIRKISFTGSTPVGKQLAGLAGAHMKRATMELGGHAPVIVAEDADLDLAVDLMVASKFRNAGQVCVSPTRFFVQERIAHAFTDRFTAGATAIRVGNGLDAGIEMGPLANDRRIPALESLITDAVEHGARLTTGGRRIGNEGWFFEPTVLADVPLSARIMNEEPFGPVAVINRFGDLDEAITEANRLPYGLAAFAFTRSSATATRLGNEIEAGMISINHLGLALPEVPFGGIKDSGYGTEGGSEALDAYLDTRLVTRKG, translated from the coding sequence ATTGCTTTTCATAGACGGCGCCTGGCGCCCGGGCGCCGGCGGCAGGACCATTCCGGTCGTCAACCCGGCGACGGCGCAGCCGATTGGCAGCGTTGCCTGGGCGGATCGCTCGGATCTGGACCAAGCACTGGCTGCGGCGGACCGGGCCTTCGCGTCATGGAGTGCCGCATCGTCCTACGATCGCGCCAAGCTGATGCGCCGCGCCGCCGATCTCCTGCGCGAGCGGGCCGATGAGATCTCAGTCATGATGACGATGGAGCAGGGTAAACCCGTGTCGCAGTCGCGCCTAGAAACCTTGGCCGGCGCCGATATCATCGACTGGTTTGCCGGCGAGGCGCAACGCGCCTACGGCCAAGTCATCCCCTCCCGAGCACCTGATGTGCTGCAAATTACCCTGAAAAAGCCGGTCGGGCCGGTCGCCGCCTTCACGCCCTGGAATTTTCCGATTAACCAGGTCGTGCGCAAGCTCTCGGCGGCGATTGCCGCGGGATGCACGATTATCGTCAAGGCGCCGGAGGAAACGCCGGCCTCCCCGGCAGCCCTCATCCGCGCCTTTGCCGATGCGGGGGTTCCGGCTGGCGTCATCAACCTCGTCTATGGCGTTCCGGCGGAGATTTCGGAGTATCTTATCCCGCATCCTGTTATCCGCAAGATCAGCTTCACGGGTTCGACCCCTGTCGGCAAGCAGCTGGCTGGACTTGCCGGCGCGCATATGAAGCGTGCCACCATGGAGCTCGGCGGGCATGCGCCGGTCATCGTCGCCGAGGATGCCGATCTCGATCTTGCCGTTGACCTCATGGTGGCCAGCAAGTTCCGCAATGCCGGGCAGGTCTGCGTGTCTCCGACGCGCTTCTTCGTGCAGGAGCGGATCGCCCACGCGTTCACTGATCGGTTTACCGCTGGCGCCACGGCGATACGGGTCGGAAACGGGCTTGATGCCGGCATCGAGATGGGGCCGCTTGCAAACGACCGCCGCATACCGGCGCTGGAAAGCCTGATCACTGACGCTGTCGAGCACGGCGCGCGGTTGACGACCGGCGGGCGCCGCATCGGCAACGAGGGGTGGTTCTTCGAGCCGACAGTTTTGGCCGATGTGCCGCTCTCCGCCCGCATCATGAATGAGGAGCCCTTCGGGCCTGTTGCAGTGATCAATCGGTTCGGCGATCTCGACGAGGCGATTACCGAGGCCAATCGCTTGCCCTACGGGCTTGCCGCTTTCGCCTTTACCAGAAGCAGCGCCACTGCGACACGGCTTGGTAACGAGATAGAGGCGGGAATGATCTCCATCAACCACCTGGGACTGGCTCTTCCCGAGGTCCCTTTCGGCGGCATTAAGGATTCAGGCTACGGCACAGAAGGCGGATCCGAGGCGCTGGACGCCTATCTCGATACGCGTCTGGTCACACGCAAGGGCTAA